ATACCTAACCCATGTAATGGGCAATCTCGACATACTCATATTTATTCGTGAGATTGGCGATCGAGGGAAGGGAGCATTCGGTTCTCTTCATGTGCCTCATCAgcgtagccaaaccccacgagtCATCCAAGACTGACCCAGGCTTCGAGTGAGCAAAATTCCAGCCgacggttcctcctctagaagaagaggaggaagacctcgaaggtctatcaacctggtcggtcctggacctcttgctcctcggaggctcaaaCTCATGAGTATCCCTCATcatttgaggatcagcttccGTCTCCGGGACCTCGGAGTGAGGGACAACTTCCTGAACTTTGGGCTCGGAGCGACCGTCAtctttagcaggagcagagcctccatcGTCAAGGACTTCCTTCACGGAGCTGAGGAAGGATCCTCCTGGATTCTTGTCACTTCCtcgagaggagctggcagctttggttgatctacccctggaacggaacgAGGGCTGGATAGGCATCTTATGTGACTGAGTCTTTTCTGAGGTACTGGCTCCTGACGAAACTGAAAATATCGATCCACCTTCGGAAACTAAATCAAAAGGAAAAATCCTTAATCCCAAAAGACAAATTCAAGCATTAAGAATTTGAAATCAATGAAagaaggttaccttctaaaccagcaaccgaaACTGAATCAGGAAAAGAAACCTTGTATCGTTCAggaacctagctgatccaactCTCGTAGTAGTATAAGCTCCCCAAGTATTAGGGCTGTGCTGCAGCTTCCTATAGAGAGCTCTGGTGAGTTTACCGGATAACTTAACAGGGTCCTCAATCTCTGCAAGAAGAATCAAAGAGGTTAGCGAATCGCGATAAGCAAAAACGAATACACAAACATATCCaatcctaaccagaaatgtcagaccaagaggtcctgagggctcggcctacaggaaccgtagAAGGGTCGATCTTGACATAGAAATACTTCTttcgccagtcatcatcactggccgtaAACTTAAATATGCCTAGCCCCGGACGACAGGGGAGGTAATAGGTCCCGCTTCCGCCATCCGTGGAAGAGCTCTCCTTTATCAGGAACAGACTCATCAGCTCACTCAACCCTATGATAACTCCTTCTTCCTTAGCCCTGGTGATGAATCCGTTCAccactcggataaccgagggGCAAAGTTGGGAAAGGGCCAGTTGATAGTGATCTAGGAGATCTAGCAAGAGGGTTGGGAGAGGGAACCTAAGGTGGCACTTGGAGATGTATTTCTCGTGAatacagaaccaaccctccgggaCAGTTTCAGGGGTTTCATCGTCAGTACAAGCCCTGGCTAGATTACTCTTGCCGTGAGCTTGGACGACGAGATTAACGACATCCTGACTCTTCAACAGCGAGGGAGAGTGAGGTCCAGAGGAGGTGCTCttgccatctttcttcttcatcctcttgactctCGCTCCAATTGAGTCtttagccttcttcttcttggcatccttcttcatcttctctccgGCTTCTTGTTTAACCTTCATAAGACGAGCACCGGAAGCAGAGATTTGAATTTCACCGGAGCCTTCCTTTTGACTCATGATAAGTAAAGGGTAAAGAGAAAGGAAGTGAAAGGGGAAGGATCGAGTTAAGTTGAGCAAGAACGGAATCTCTAAAGAAGTTAGGGGTGAAGAACAAGTTCGATCATGAAGcagagataaaaaaaagaaaacgcagtaaaataaaaagagagaggggaagttaccttggaaaccgtcgagtggcgtggagaaagtggagagagaAGCAGTTAATACctgcagctttatatcccatcacatctcgaaaatcggaaactaCATTTCAAACTCCCTTTAATCTGAACCGTCGATCTCGTTAAACGTAACTACAACCGTCCGATTAAGCAAAGAATATCTGCGATTGAGATAACTgataatcattatctcaacaagAAAATCTAGGTTGGGCGGCTAGGTTTAGCTCCCGAGAAAACAAATCGtctctcgaaagctgggggcaactgttgggcccaaatatggcccgctAGCTAATGATGAAtaacaagaaatgataacgggtcGCGATAGGCCCATCACAAATTCAATCCTTAAAGGCAGCTAAGctagagccggaggctgtgagctaaaGGTGCATACTAGAGAGGTCACGGAAAGGAGGCAGCTCGTGGACGCACAAGTAGGCGcatgacccggtcaaaggggaactgttacaaatccctcaaatcacggaggggatctcgggaaccagttggtggcGATCAAATGGAGCCTGAGACTATTTAAAGGAGAAGTCAATCAAGAAAAAGACATGGATTCAACCCTTATTCGACACAATACtctcattatctttgtaacattctcattatctttgtaatcatcaaagaACATCCTTTGTAACAACtcttttatcaaaatcatcaatacaaatcaaagttcattGTACAAGTTATTATGGGATTCAGCCCacattatctttccctaatctttccctaatcttaaCCTGATCTCAAAaccaggaggtgagtttaatccctcacaatccttacgagtcgcagcattaagcttacaaaaatcaatgcacatgcgatgaccagtgaCTGTTCTAgtagggatcaattcattcttttcattggttaccactgtgatcccacctttcttaggtactacatgcacaggactaacccacttactatcagagatcgcatagatcacacctgcttctagaagtggtttgggtttgggtttagccTCCtttgatgttctacagaagtcatcgattcatcttccaggtgtattctatgcatgcacagatcaggtaaaatgccaggtatgtcagctagagaataacctaatgccttacgatattttctcagttcacacaaaagcagagcagtctcggcattgttcaggtcagcattcacaatgacaggatatgtagagttgggtccaagaaatgcatacctgagtcccttgggaagggatttgagctctacctttggagctttcagttcgctccatgagtcatcggtctgagccgccggaacagacgggttctgaggcgcggttgttccagcCGATGGGCTGGGCTcgctgttctcccccagacttaaattcgCCACCATCCTttcaatactcctggctgaatccagaaccttgcataggcatcagcatcaacactctctaagctctgctcggcttcagctctgactaaggcgagttcaagaggatcatcggtgagaatctcctcaatcattccctcatgcggctctagcggatcaccatcttcttggactgTGAAAGTTTGTCCATCCAACATCGGCTTTTTGAGCATCTGattcatctcaaacttcatcacaatatctccaagatGGAGATTAATCTttccttgtcggacatcaatgatagctccaacagtgcataTGAATGGTCTGCccaggatcaggggatcatttgAATcatcctcgacttccagaacaacgaaatcggcaggaacaagtgtgttcccaaccagaacttgaagatcttcgaggattccaactggagacttcacagatcgatcagcaaacactagggacatcctggtaggcttgaagtccgtgtatccaaggcgcttagccacataatatggcatgaggtttatgcttgaccctagatcgaccaatgagcatgagaagactgttctcccaatctgaaccgagaggacaaactttcccggatcacccagtTTCTTGATCCTTTTATTCTGGAGAACTgcactgcactccttagagacaatcatgaactcgctgtcatcagatatcttcccagagatcagtcccttcacaaagctacgcatggatggtatcatctggatcgcactcatcagagggagcttgacagttaggtcttccagcatcttcctgcacttcatctcctccttatccttgcgtgtaacTTTAGCCGGAACAGGGTAGGGTACTtttggtacatactgacgagcaggggAAGGTGTttcagtcggtggaacaaccccagcgggtcgctctgcttcagccggaacagtctcagtaggttgttct
This window of the Raphanus sativus cultivar WK10039 unplaced genomic scaffold, ASM80110v3 Scaffold0023, whole genome shotgun sequence genome carries:
- the LOC130500725 gene encoding uncharacterized protein At3g60930, chloroplastic-like; the protein is MSQKEGSGEIQISASGARLMKVKQEAGEKMKKDAKKKKAKDSIGARVKRMKKKDGKSTSSGPHSPSLLKSQDVVNLVVQAHGKSNLARACTDDETPETVPEGWFCIHEKYISKCHLRFPLPTLLLDLLDHYQLALSQLCPSVIRVVNGFITRAKEEGVIIGLSELMSLFLIKESSSTDGGSGTYYLPCRPGLGIFKFTASDDDWRKKYFYVKIDPSTVPVEIEDPVKLSGKLTRALYRKLQHSPNTWGAYTTTRVGSARFLNDTRIFPFDLVSEGGSIFSVSSGASTSEKTQSHKMPIQPSFRSRGRSTKAASSSRGSDKNPGGSFLSSVKEVLDDGGSAPAKDDGRSEPKVQEVVPHSEVPETEADPQMMRDTHEFEPPRSKRAQFKFEDTVHNAPNTEELAQVTELVKATKTELDQVRIQVSELQAEVKRLGSKADVQQGTIESQAIDIQVKNRKIGELDSARKIAEYQVKELIASSQDNQKNNEAEVKLAVRRGKKEVADAYNKILVSVKEKFSKKKDEVDLLVYAQELQANTELLKDMLDNEIKSAEDEYHCLVAIVRD